A genome region from Flavobacterium sp. CFS9 includes the following:
- a CDS encoding bifunctional aconitate hydratase 2/2-methylisocitrate dehydratase: MNTYQDYIKEIEERKGQGLHPKPIDGAELASEIISQIKDVNNPYREDSLKFFIYNTLPGTTSAAGEKAEFLKEIILGEAVVSEITPAFAFELLSHMKGGPSIKVLLDLALGNDTAIAKDAAKVLKTQVFLYEADTDRLVEAFKNNNEVAKEILESYAQAEFFTKLPEVADEIKVVTFIAGEGDISTDLLSPGNQAHSRSDRELHGQCMITPQAQQEIRALQAQHPDKSVMLIAEKGTMGVGSSRMSGVNNVALWTGKQSSPYIPFVNIAPIVGGTNGISPIFLTTVDVTGGIGLDLKNWVKKLDAAGNVVRNENDEPVLEQTYSVATGTVLTINIKEKKLYNGDQELIDISKAFTPQKMEFIKAGGSYAIVFGKKLQTFAAKTLGVTAPVVFAPSKEISHDGQGLTAVEKIFNRNAVGSTPGKVLHAGSDVRVEVNIVGSQDTTGLMTAQELESMAATVISPIVDGAYQSGCHTASVWDKKAQANIPKLMKFMNDFGLITARDPKGVYHSMTDVIHKVLNDITIDEWAIIIGGDSHTRMSKGVAFGADSGTVALALATGEASMPIPESVKVTFKGDMKGYMDFRDVVHATQAQMLHQFGGENVFQGRIIEVHIGTLTADQAFTFTDWTAEMKAKASICISEDDTLIESLEIAKGRIQIMIDKGMDNEKHVLQGLINKANKRIEEIRTSEKPALTPDANAKYYAEVVVDLDQIAEPMIADPDVNNADVSKRYTHDTIRPLSFYGGEKKVDLGFIGSCMVHKGDMKILAQMLKNVESQKGKVEFNAPLVVAPPTYNIVDELKAEGDWEVLQRYSGFEFDDNAPKGAARTEYENMLYLERPGCNLCMGNQEKAAKGDTVMATSTRLFQGRVVEDTEGKKGESLLSSTPVVVLSTILGRTPTLEEYTTAVEGINLTKFAPSNKQLVM, encoded by the coding sequence ATGAATACTTATCAAGATTACATTAAAGAAATCGAGGAAAGAAAAGGCCAGGGTCTTCATCCAAAGCCAATCGATGGTGCAGAATTAGCAAGCGAAATTATTTCACAGATTAAGGATGTTAACAATCCGTATAGAGAAGATTCGCTTAAATTTTTTATTTATAATACTTTGCCGGGTACTACAAGCGCTGCAGGTGAAAAAGCTGAGTTTTTAAAAGAGATTATTCTTGGTGAAGCTGTAGTAAGTGAAATTACTCCTGCTTTTGCATTTGAATTGTTATCTCACATGAAAGGTGGTCCTTCTATCAAGGTCCTTCTGGATTTAGCTTTAGGTAATGATACTGCTATTGCAAAAGATGCTGCAAAAGTTCTTAAAACACAGGTTTTCCTTTACGAAGCAGATACGGATCGTTTAGTAGAGGCATTCAAAAATAATAATGAAGTTGCGAAAGAAATTCTGGAAAGCTACGCACAAGCAGAATTCTTTACAAAACTTCCGGAAGTAGCAGACGAAATTAAAGTAGTTACTTTTATCGCTGGTGAAGGAGATATCTCAACAGATTTGCTTTCTCCGGGTAATCAGGCGCACTCGCGTTCAGATCGTGAGCTTCACGGACAATGTATGATTACGCCGCAAGCGCAGCAGGAAATTAGAGCTTTACAGGCACAACACCCTGATAAAAGCGTAATGTTAATTGCTGAAAAAGGAACAATGGGAGTTGGTTCTTCAAGAATGTCTGGTGTGAATAACGTAGCACTTTGGACAGGAAAACAATCAAGCCCGTATATTCCATTCGTAAATATTGCTCCAATTGTAGGAGGTACAAATGGTATTTCTCCAATTTTCTTAACTACAGTTGATGTTACCGGTGGTATTGGTCTTGACCTTAAAAACTGGGTTAAAAAGCTTGATGCAGCAGGTAATGTTGTGCGTAACGAAAATGACGAACCAGTCTTAGAGCAAACTTATTCTGTAGCTACAGGAACTGTTCTGACCATTAATATTAAAGAGAAAAAACTTTACAATGGAGATCAGGAACTGATCGATATTTCTAAAGCATTTACTCCTCAAAAAATGGAATTTATCAAAGCCGGTGGTTCATATGCTATCGTATTTGGTAAAAAATTGCAAACATTTGCAGCAAAAACTTTAGGTGTTACAGCTCCGGTTGTATTTGCTCCTTCAAAAGAAATTTCTCATGACGGACAAGGTCTTACGGCAGTAGAGAAAATCTTCAACAGAAATGCTGTAGGTTCTACACCTGGAAAAGTGCTACACGCCGGATCTGATGTTCGTGTTGAAGTAAATATTGTAGGTTCTCAGGATACGACTGGTTTGATGACAGCTCAGGAATTAGAATCTATGGCGGCAACTGTAATTTCACCAATCGTTGATGGTGCTTATCAGTCAGGATGTCACACCGCTTCAGTTTGGGATAAAAAAGCACAGGCAAATATTCCTAAGCTGATGAAATTTATGAATGATTTTGGTTTAATCACAGCTCGTGACCCAAAAGGAGTTTATCATTCAATGACAGACGTAATCCACAAAGTATTAAACGATATCACTATTGATGAGTGGGCGATTATTATTGGTGGTGACTCTCATACAAGGATGTCAAAAGGGGTTGCTTTTGGTGCAGATTCAGGAACAGTAGCTCTTGCATTAGCGACAGGAGAAGCTTCTATGCCAATCCCGGAATCTGTAAAAGTAACTTTCAAAGGAGATATGAAAGGATATATGGATTTCCGTGATGTAGTTCATGCTACTCAGGCTCAGATGTTGCATCAGTTTGGAGGAGAGAACGTATTCCAGGGGAGAATTATCGAGGTTCATATCGGAACTCTTACAGCTGACCAGGCGTTTACCTTTACAGACTGGACAGCAGAGATGAAAGCAAAAGCTTCTATCTGTATTTCTGAAGACGATACTTTAATCGAATCATTGGAAATTGCAAAAGGCAGAATCCAGATCATGATCGACAAAGGAATGGATAATGAGAAACACGTACTTCAGGGATTGATCAATAAAGCAAATAAGCGAATTGAAGAGATTAGAACTTCTGAAAAACCAGCTTTAACACCGGATGCAAATGCTAAGTACTACGCTGAAGTGGTAGTTGATTTGGATCAGATTGCTGAACCAATGATCGCTGATCCGGACGTAAACAATGCTGATGTTTCTAAACGATACACTCACGATACCATCAGACCTTTATCTTTCTACGGTGGAGAGAAAAAAGTAGACTTAGGATTTATCGGATCTTGTATGGTTCACAAAGGAGATATGAAAATCCTTGCTCAGATGTTGAAAAACGTAGAGTCACAAAAAGGTAAAGTTGAGTTTAATGCACCTTTGGTTGTTGCTCCGCCTACTTACAATATCGTAGACGAATTGAAAGCTGAAGGTGACTGGGAAGTTTTACAAAGATATTCCGGTTTTGAATTTGATGATAATGCTCCAAAAGGTGCAGCACGTACAGAATACGAAAACATGTTGTATTTAGAGCGTCCGGGATGTAACCTTTGTATGGGGAACCAGGAAAAAGCAGCAAAAGGAGATACTGTAATGGCAACTTCTACGCGTCTTTTCCAGGGAAGAGTTGTGGAAGATACTGAAGGTAAAAAAGGAGAGTCTTTACTTTCTTCTACACCGGTTGTTGTATTGTCTACAATTTTAGGTAGGACTCCAACATTAGAGGAGTATACTACTGCGGTTGAAGGAATCAATTTAACTAAGTTTGCTCCTTCAAACAAACAGTTAGTGATGTAA
- a CDS encoding alpha-amylase, giving the protein MKKPIVQLYLIAAITAFLGSCSQNETIETDSRAQSEQFEIINVTHHDGRPFSTGASNSSSTGKYVDNPGGGVMMQAFYWDVPSGGTWWNTVSSKVTAWSNAGIGSIWLPPASKAQNGAFSMGYDPTDYFDFGDYNQNGSVETRFGSKTELVNLITNAHAENLKVYADIVINHNSGGQSEANPFTGTNTWTNFSGVASGKFTRNYNDFYKNSYGNNDEGAFGGFPDLCHASPYVQDWLWIRADGVGKYYKNTMKFDGWRFDYVKGFGAWVVNSWNANVGGFSVGELWDSNVNTLNDWANNANSSVFDFACYYKMNDAFDGNNLALLNDDMMWKRNPYKAVTFVTNHDTDEIWSKLLAYSYILTHEGYPTIFYRDYEEWLDKNKLNNLIWIHNNKATGTTSILYADNDEYIARRNGYNGNPGLVVYINNSDTWQERWIQTNWANTQIKDFTGNSSWYPTTQGDKWVKIQCPPKGYSIWSINQ; this is encoded by the coding sequence ATGAAAAAACCAATTGTACAACTTTACCTGATTGCAGCGATTACTGCATTCTTAGGTTCGTGCTCGCAAAATGAAACCATTGAAACAGATTCCAGAGCTCAGAGCGAACAATTTGAAATTATTAACGTTACACATCATGACGGAAGGCCCTTTAGTACAGGAGCTTCCAATTCTTCCTCAACCGGAAAATATGTAGACAATCCCGGGGGCGGAGTTATGATGCAGGCCTTTTACTGGGATGTTCCTTCGGGAGGAACCTGGTGGAATACAGTAAGCAGCAAGGTAACCGCCTGGTCTAACGCAGGAATTGGTTCAATATGGCTTCCTCCCGCTTCTAAAGCACAAAACGGGGCTTTCTCTATGGGATATGACCCTACAGATTATTTTGATTTTGGAGATTACAACCAAAATGGCTCTGTAGAAACCCGTTTTGGTTCAAAAACCGAGCTGGTTAACTTAATTACGAACGCACATGCCGAGAATTTAAAAGTATACGCAGACATCGTGATCAATCACAATAGCGGCGGGCAATCGGAAGCGAATCCTTTTACCGGAACAAACACCTGGACTAATTTTAGCGGAGTAGCTTCAGGAAAATTTACTCGTAATTATAACGATTTCTACAAAAACAGCTACGGCAATAATGATGAAGGTGCTTTTGGAGGCTTTCCTGATTTATGCCATGCCAGCCCGTATGTGCAGGACTGGTTGTGGATAAGAGCTGACGGAGTGGGTAAATACTACAAAAACACCATGAAGTTTGACGGCTGGAGATTCGATTATGTAAAAGGTTTTGGCGCTTGGGTCGTAAACTCATGGAATGCGAATGTAGGAGGGTTTTCTGTTGGTGAATTATGGGACTCTAATGTAAATACTCTGAATGATTGGGCAAACAATGCTAACAGTTCTGTATTCGATTTCGCCTGTTACTATAAAATGAATGATGCTTTTGACGGAAATAATCTGGCACTTTTGAATGATGACATGATGTGGAAAAGAAATCCGTACAAAGCAGTGACCTTCGTAACCAATCATGATACCGATGAAATCTGGAGCAAATTACTTGCTTATTCTTATATCCTGACACATGAAGGTTACCCGACTATTTTTTACAGGGATTATGAAGAATGGCTGGACAAGAACAAACTTAACAACCTAATCTGGATTCACAACAATAAAGCGACCGGAACAACTTCTATTTTATACGCTGACAATGACGAATACATCGCCAGAAGAAATGGTTACAACGGAAATCCCGGATTGGTTGTCTACATTAACAATTCTGACACCTGGCAGGAAAGATGGATCCAGACGAATTGGGCCAATACTCAAATTAAAGATTTCACCGGAAATTCAAGCTGGTACCCTACAACTCAAGGAGATAAATGGGTAAAAATACAATGCCCGCCAAAAGGATATTCCATTTGGTCAATTAATCAATAA
- a CDS encoding peptidylprolyl isomerase: MLLKKLALKTIDFRYVLTMCFLFFFNSIISAQEVIKDTVVSKPAITMTAGQKLKVDGIIATVGDYIVLDSDIDKAFLEITAQGGSTKDITRCQMLGKLLEDKLYAHQAIQDSIVVSDAEVRSMMDERLNYMVQQVGDINKVVAYYKKNSVEEFKTYFADILKEQKLASEMTKKIVDAVEITPEEVRNFFKKIPKDELPTFGAEMEVAQIVVEPKVSKEDEQKVIDRLNSIRKDVLEGSSFATKAVLYSQDPGSAPTGGFYKMTRKTPFVKEFKDVAFSLAQGEISEPFKTTFGYHIIMVEKIKGQEIELRHILIPPTVSENALKEAKERITNIRNKIVNKEITFAEAARTESDEKETRANGGTLVNPNTQDTRFELTKMDPTLYGQVSNLKDDEISQPLLNTDDKGKKTYKIITVTNRIEQHVADYAKDYTKIKELALKEKQITTISKWFDSKIKDTYIKILGEYRDCNFVYNWLKK, encoded by the coding sequence ATGTTATTAAAAAAATTAGCGCTAAAAACAATTGATTTCCGATACGTGTTGACAATGTGTTTTTTATTTTTTTTCAACTCAATTATTTCGGCACAAGAAGTTATTAAGGATACAGTAGTCAGTAAACCGGCTATTACGATGACTGCCGGACAGAAACTAAAAGTTGATGGTATTATTGCTACAGTTGGAGATTATATTGTTTTAGATTCAGATATTGATAAAGCATTTTTAGAAATTACAGCACAGGGCGGATCTACAAAAGATATTACAAGATGTCAGATGTTAGGGAAGCTTTTAGAAGATAAACTTTACGCACATCAGGCAATTCAGGATAGTATCGTAGTGAGTGATGCCGAAGTAAGAAGCATGATGGACGAGCGATTGAATTATATGGTACAGCAAGTAGGTGATATTAATAAAGTTGTAGCTTATTATAAAAAGAATTCTGTAGAGGAATTTAAAACCTATTTTGCAGATATCTTAAAAGAGCAAAAATTAGCATCAGAAATGACAAAGAAAATTGTTGATGCTGTAGAAATAACTCCTGAGGAAGTGCGTAACTTCTTTAAAAAGATTCCTAAAGATGAATTGCCAACTTTTGGAGCTGAGATGGAAGTAGCACAGATTGTTGTCGAGCCAAAGGTTTCAAAAGAAGACGAGCAAAAGGTAATTGACAGGCTGAATTCAATAAGAAAAGATGTTCTCGAGGGATCCAGTTTTGCAACAAAAGCAGTATTGTACTCACAAGATCCGGGATCTGCACCAACCGGTGGTTTTTATAAAATGACCCGAAAGACTCCTTTTGTGAAGGAATTTAAAGATGTAGCTTTTAGTTTAGCACAGGGAGAGATTTCCGAACCTTTTAAAACTACTTTCGGATACCATATTATCATGGTTGAAAAAATTAAAGGACAGGAAATTGAATTGCGACATATTTTAATTCCGCCAACAGTTTCTGAAAATGCATTGAAAGAGGCAAAAGAAAGAATCACTAACATAAGAAACAAAATTGTTAATAAAGAGATTACTTTCGCAGAAGCTGCAAGAACAGAGTCTGATGAAAAAGAAACAAGAGCAAACGGAGGAACACTGGTAAATCCAAATACTCAGGATACCCGTTTCGAATTGACTAAAATGGATCCGACTTTATACGGACAGGTTTCAAATTTGAAAGACGACGAAATTTCGCAGCCGCTTTTAAATACAGATGATAAAGGGAAAAAAACGTATAAGATAATCACTGTTACCAACAGAATTGAACAACACGTTGCTGATTATGCTAAGGATTATACTAAAATTAAAGAATTAGCATTGAAAGAAAAACAAATCACAACAATCTCGAAATGGTTTGATTCTAAAATAAAAGATACTTATATCAAAATTCTTGGAGAGTACAGAGATTGTAATTTTGTCTACAACTGGTTAAAAAAATAA
- a CDS encoding XrtN system VIT domain-containing protein, whose product MNTTRINSFLNDQIGVKISLIITLFSTTMLALSLLGSKSDYESFEMLSVLNIIILLPYGAILTYNLLRNKKNYLHLLPFLFLNWFIGCFSTNVYVNVFENLPIWVYCTTFLFCFSNFVIYNRAITNRNITLISYFINGCSYLLILYYVVFLIPISMLSIIGILALGLGFYGLVPGIVLTIHTYILSKVLFEEKNNTYAFLSGIGIILTSLMVFTFLLNRESLKINQYGITKTFEENTDLPTYIKVSQNLKPNFFNEILLKKNIVYIATEDFFELNDFGRFNNNVQYHERKTHNPFLNIAYHFAENINLSDDDKVNILKANFDKRLESEEQLWSGRDLITKNIKEDVKIYPNDRLAYTEITMDVVCEEDSEGQKEAIYSFQLPEGSVATSLSLWVNGIERKGVLTTKEKAKEAYHQVVGIEARDPSLMQWKEGNRVTVRVFPITSELPRTFKCGFTTPLKVTDDKLIYQSLTIKGPNINNAATISRFQVNGNTEFKTSKDFDFAGNYHINESKGLDKWEAEFPLNKKPLSSAFVWKNKSYETKPLIKERIAFTPSEITLDLNNNWKIEELESILSLSQNKYFVLINDTKQEINASNYESIWGQFNGLNYSLLPLFDLQENTLIITKCGTFSSNFEELESSKYLEKIRQRTKNKNLKVINISNEINPFWQTVKEQKYVSFIQTNLNTCTDLISKKHFIKFQTNENSVNLETAGISIHENSEIQKTANTGSNHLYRMFCFGKVLNDQVEIQADTLKQNKYVDLAKDANIVTPISSLIVLETDEDYKNNGIEKNINTLGNASINNDGAVPEPHEWALLFIVLSAILFRYRKQKLTN is encoded by the coding sequence ATGAATACAACCAGAATAAACTCTTTTTTAAATGACCAAATTGGAGTAAAAATCAGCCTTATTATTACACTATTCAGCACAACAATGCTGGCACTTTCTTTATTGGGAAGTAAATCAGATTACGAAAGCTTTGAAATGCTTTCTGTACTCAATATCATTATTCTGCTCCCGTATGGTGCTATCCTTACTTACAATCTATTAAGAAACAAAAAGAACTACCTTCATTTACTTCCTTTCTTATTTCTCAATTGGTTTATCGGATGTTTCTCTACAAATGTTTATGTAAATGTTTTCGAAAATTTACCTATTTGGGTGTATTGCACTACGTTTCTGTTTTGCTTTTCAAACTTTGTAATTTACAATCGTGCAATAACAAATCGCAACATTACCCTAATCTCTTATTTCATCAACGGCTGTTCTTATCTCTTAATCTTATATTATGTTGTGTTCCTGATACCAATAAGCATGCTTTCTATAATAGGAATTCTTGCCTTAGGATTAGGTTTTTATGGATTAGTGCCCGGAATTGTACTTACAATTCACACTTACATCCTGTCTAAAGTTCTTTTTGAAGAAAAAAACAACACCTATGCGTTCCTCTCAGGTATCGGAATCATTTTAACCAGCCTGATGGTGTTTACTTTTTTATTAAACAGGGAAAGCCTAAAAATAAATCAATATGGCATTACCAAAACATTTGAAGAGAATACCGATTTACCAACTTATATTAAAGTTTCTCAAAATCTTAAACCCAATTTTTTCAATGAAATTCTGCTGAAGAAAAACATTGTGTACATTGCAACAGAAGACTTCTTTGAATTAAATGACTTTGGCAGATTCAATAACAATGTTCAGTATCACGAAAGAAAGACTCACAATCCTTTTTTAAATATCGCTTACCATTTTGCAGAAAACATCAATTTAAGTGATGATGACAAAGTCAATATTCTAAAAGCTAATTTTGATAAAAGACTTGAATCTGAGGAGCAATTATGGAGCGGACGAGATCTTATTACCAAAAACATTAAGGAAGATGTGAAGATTTATCCGAATGACAGACTTGCTTACACCGAGATTACAATGGATGTTGTCTGCGAAGAAGATAGCGAAGGTCAAAAAGAAGCTATTTATTCCTTTCAGCTTCCTGAAGGCTCTGTTGCAACTTCTTTGTCATTGTGGGTGAATGGAATAGAAAGAAAAGGTGTTTTAACTACCAAAGAAAAAGCGAAAGAAGCGTACCATCAGGTTGTGGGTATTGAGGCAAGAGACCCTTCCTTAATGCAATGGAAAGAAGGCAACAGAGTTACAGTTCGCGTATTTCCAATTACAAGCGAATTACCACGAACTTTTAAATGCGGCTTCACAACACCTTTAAAAGTTACAGACGATAAACTGATCTATCAAAGTTTGACGATAAAAGGCCCAAATATCAATAATGCTGCGACTATTTCGAGATTTCAGGTGAATGGAAATACCGAGTTTAAAACTTCAAAAGATTTTGACTTTGCGGGTAATTACCACATAAATGAATCTAAAGGTTTGGACAAATGGGAAGCTGAATTTCCTTTAAACAAAAAACCTTTGAGCAGTGCATTTGTCTGGAAGAATAAAAGTTATGAAACAAAACCTCTTATTAAAGAAAGGATTGCTTTTACGCCAAGCGAAATTACCCTTGATCTCAACAACAACTGGAAAATAGAAGAACTTGAATCGATACTCAGCCTTTCTCAAAACAAATATTTTGTTCTTATAAATGATACGAAACAAGAAATCAATGCTTCTAATTACGAGAGTATTTGGGGCCAATTTAATGGATTGAATTATTCTCTTCTACCACTTTTTGATTTACAGGAAAACACTTTGATTATCACAAAATGCGGTACATTTTCTTCAAACTTTGAAGAATTAGAATCTTCAAAATATTTAGAAAAAATAAGACAACGAACAAAAAATAAAAACTTAAAAGTTATCAATATTTCAAATGAAATAAATCCGTTCTGGCAGACCGTAAAGGAACAGAAATATGTAAGTTTTATACAAACAAATCTTAATACTTGTACAGATCTTATCAGCAAAAAACATTTCATAAAATTTCAGACTAATGAAAACAGTGTCAATTTAGAAACTGCCGGAATCTCAATTCATGAAAATTCAGAAATTCAGAAAACAGCAAATACAGGTTCAAATCATTTGTACAGAATGTTCTGTTTTGGAAAAGTTTTAAACGATCAGGTCGAAATTCAAGCCGATACTTTAAAACAAAACAAATATGTTGACCTGGCAAAAGACGCCAATATTGTTACCCCTATTTCATCTTTAATCGTTTTGGAAACGGATGAAGATTATAAAAATAACGGGATTGAGAAAAACATTAATACTTTAGGAAATGCCTCTATCAATAATGACGGAGCCGTACCTGAACCACACGAATGGGCACTATTATTCATCGTTTTATCTGCCATTTTATTCCGTTATAGAAAACAAAAATTAACGAATTAA
- a CDS encoding AAA family ATPase, which translates to MSDVTAIHNLVQKRNELKNEIAKIIVGQDAVVDQILLCIFSGGHALLIGVPGLAKTLMINTLSQALGLDFKRIQFTPDLMPSDILGSEILDENRHFKFIKGPIFSNIILADEINRTPPKTQAALLEAMQERSVTIAGQNYKLDLPYFVLATQNPIEQEGTYPLPEAQLDRFMFAIKLEYPTFEEEVQVVKRTTSDAKTAINPLFSAEEIIEFQHLIRRIPVADNVIEYAVTLVSKTRPDNALSNDFVKNYLDWGAGPRASQNLILAAKAHAAFNGKFSPDIEDVKAVATGILRHRIIKNYKADAEGITEEVIIKKLM; encoded by the coding sequence ATGTCTGACGTAACAGCAATTCATAATTTGGTTCAGAAACGAAATGAATTAAAAAACGAAATAGCAAAAATTATTGTGGGCCAGGATGCCGTTGTAGACCAAATTTTACTGTGTATATTTTCAGGTGGTCATGCTCTTTTGATTGGTGTTCCGGGTTTGGCAAAAACTTTAATGATTAATACTTTGTCTCAGGCTTTAGGTTTAGATTTTAAAAGAATTCAGTTTACACCCGATTTAATGCCTTCGGATATTTTAGGAAGTGAAATTTTGGATGAAAACAGACATTTTAAATTCATTAAAGGACCTATTTTTTCCAATATCATTTTGGCGGATGAGATCAATAGAACTCCGCCAAAAACACAGGCAGCTTTACTGGAAGCCATGCAGGAACGTTCCGTTACCATTGCGGGGCAAAACTATAAGTTAGATTTACCTTATTTTGTATTGGCGACTCAAAACCCAATCGAGCAGGAAGGGACCTATCCGTTACCGGAAGCACAGTTAGACCGTTTCATGTTCGCTATTAAGCTGGAATACCCAACTTTCGAAGAAGAAGTTCAGGTAGTGAAGCGTACAACTTCTGATGCTAAGACAGCTATTAATCCATTGTTCAGCGCAGAGGAAATTATTGAATTTCAGCATTTGATCCGCAGAATTCCTGTAGCCGATAATGTAATCGAATATGCAGTAACTTTAGTGAGCAAAACTCGCCCTGATAATGCTTTGTCGAATGATTTTGTTAAGAATTATTTAGATTGGGGAGCGGGACCAAGAGCTTCGCAGAATTTAATTTTGGCTGCAAAAGCTCACGCTGCATTCAATGGAAAATTCTCTCCCGATATTGAAGATGTAAAAGCAGTTGCAACCGGCATTTTAAGACACAGAATCATTAAAAACTATAAAGCAGATGCCGAAGGAATAACAGAAGAAGTTATTATTAAAAAACTAATGTAA
- the xrtN gene encoding exosortase N: protein MKNLILQKKPILAVFAILLLFAINSKILLLNLNNDFLGILGSLCLFIIGGRKTNFRINYFLILSILLLEFISWRLNTKSVHFLSALLFLCLVFHYFTGKFSFIAFICLILFSTLFSAFFAHLTSEIKQSLCYVVYLTLKSFLPINKIEGVNFYINNAKITIDTACMGLSMFKTGLLFGAILMTLEERRLKQYYGVLQIVSFCFVIITLNIISNYFRIVTLIFFNCTQENFLHHAIGLICFTVYQIIPMLFISKYIKPKIENNNSTKIKPETLIVSLSFTIILATSIKIKNETETNFRQEVSSEYPIKKGSWVNKEVFKIETVKKLTYIKTPSHNPMVCWTGSGYKIIESKKILVNQEEIWFNKMEKDNQKYKSYWWYESNGKKYSSLIEVLLLKLIYGKPIFLINETLKSN from the coding sequence ATGAAGAATTTAATTCTACAGAAAAAACCAATACTTGCTGTTTTTGCAATCTTATTACTTTTTGCCATAAACAGCAAGATATTGCTTTTAAATCTAAACAACGATTTCCTTGGAATTCTGGGCTCTCTTTGTCTTTTTATTATTGGCGGAAGAAAAACAAATTTCAGAATTAATTATTTTTTAATTCTAAGCATTCTATTGCTAGAATTCATCAGCTGGCGTTTAAACACCAAATCGGTTCATTTTCTGTCTGCACTATTATTTCTGTGTTTGGTTTTTCATTATTTCACCGGGAAATTTTCCTTTATTGCTTTCATTTGCCTTATTTTATTTTCGACGCTTTTTAGTGCTTTTTTTGCACACTTAACCTCAGAAATAAAACAAAGCCTCTGTTATGTAGTCTATCTGACACTAAAGAGTTTTCTGCCTATAAATAAAATCGAAGGTGTTAATTTTTACATCAATAATGCAAAAATCACCATCGACACTGCCTGCATGGGATTGTCAATGTTTAAAACCGGCTTGTTGTTTGGCGCAATTTTAATGACTCTGGAAGAAAGAAGACTTAAACAATATTACGGCGTTTTGCAAATAGTCTCTTTCTGTTTCGTCATAATAACACTCAATATTATATCAAATTATTTTAGAATCGTAACCTTAATTTTTTTCAATTGTACTCAGGAAAACTTTTTGCATCACGCCATTGGTTTAATCTGTTTTACCGTTTATCAAATTATACCGATGCTATTCATTAGTAAATATATAAAACCAAAAATCGAAAACAATAATTCAACCAAAATCAAACCTGAAACACTTATTGTATCCCTATCCTTTACAATCATTTTAGCCACCAGCATAAAAATCAAAAATGAAACAGAAACTAATTTTCGCCAGGAAGTTAGTTCTGAATACCCTATAAAAAAAGGCTCTTGGGTAAACAAGGAAGTTTTTAAAATTGAAACTGTCAAAAAATTGACTTATATAAAAACACCCTCTCATAATCCGATGGTTTGCTGGACTGGCTCCGGATACAAAATTATTGAATCTAAAAAAATCCTGGTAAACCAAGAAGAAATATGGTTTAACAAAATGGAGAAAGACAACCAAAAGTATAAATCATATTGGTGGTATGAATCTAATGGCAAAAAATACAGTTCACTAATTGAAGTTTTACTCCTAAAACTGATTTATGGCAAACCCATTTTTTTAATCAACGAAACCTTAAAATCAAACTAA